The proteins below come from a single Oncorhynchus keta strain PuntledgeMale-10-30-2019 chromosome 1, Oket_V2, whole genome shotgun sequence genomic window:
- the LOC118376107 gene encoding frizzled-4-like gives MGRAVDALAAVALSLALLCVPGHLGLVRAFGEETEEMTCDPIRIAMCQDLGYNVTKMPNLVGNVLQSDAELQLTTFTPLIQYGCSSQLKFFLCAVYVPMCTDKVPIPIGPCGSMCLSVKRKCLPVLIEFGFVWPELLNCSLFPPQNDHNHMCMEGPGDEDAPFHPVRPLPPQEEECQALGAGPDQYAWVRRSHSCALQCGYDAGLYRREAKVFTDVWMAVWAVLCFLSTTLTVLTFLLDSTRFSYPERPIIFLSMCSNLYSVAYLVRLTLGRERVSCDLEEAAVPVLVQEGLKSTGCAIVFLLLYFFGMASSLWWVILTLTWFLAAGLKWGHEAIEMHSSYFHIAAWAIPAVKTIVILIMRLVDADDLTGLCYVGNLQQEALTGFVVAPLATYLLIGTLFICAGLVALFKIRSNLQKDGAKTDKLERLMVKIGVFSVLYMVPASTVIGCYLYQLSHWGDFRASARDSYVAAEMLRIFMSLLVGITSGMWIWSAKTLHTWKRCSARLWRDGRAGRGKRAPGDSWIKPGKGNETVV, from the exons ATGGGTCGGGCTGTGGACGCTCTTGCTGCGGTAGCGCTCTCCCTCGCGCTGCTCTGCGTTCCAGGACACCTTGGTCTGGTGCGTGCGTTCGgcgaagagacagaggagatgacGTGCGACCCGATACGCATCGCCATGTGCCAGGACCTGGGCTACAACGTCACCAAGATGCCCAACCTGGTGGGCAACGTCCTGCAGTCAGACGCCGAGCTCCAGCTCACCACCTTCACACCACTCATACAGTATGGCTGCTCCAGCCAactgaag ttcttcCTGTGTGCCGTGTACGTACCCATGTGTACAGACAAGGTTCCCATCCCCATCGGGCCGTGTGGcagcatgtgtctgtctgtcaagaGGAAGTGTCTGCCAGTCCTAATAGAGTTTGGCTTCGTCTGGCCAGAGCTGCTCAACTGCAGCCTGTTCCCCCCTCAGAACGACCACAACCACATGTGTATGGAGGGTCCAGGGGACGAGGACGCCCCTTTCCACCCTGTCCGACCCCTGCCCCCCCAGGAGGAGGAGTGCCAGGCCCTGGGGGCCGGGCCAGACCAGTATGCCTGGGTGAGGCGGAGCCACAGCTGTGCACTGCAGTGTGGGTATGACGCGGGGCTGTACCGGCGCGAGGCCAAGGTGTTTACAGACGTGTGGATGGCAGTGTGGGCGGTGTTGTGTTTCCTCTCTACCACCCTGACCGTCCTCACCTTCCTCCTGGACTCAACACGTTTCTCCTACCCTGAGAGACCCATCATCTTCCTCTCCATGTGCTCCAACCTCTACAGCGTGGCCTACCTG gtgCGCCTGACTCTGGGTCGGGAGCGTGTATCCTGTGATCTGGAGGAGGCAGCAGTTCCTGTTCTGGTACAGGAGGGGTTAAAGAGTACCGGATGTGCCATCGTCTTCCTCCTGCTCTACTTCTTTGGCATGGCCTCCTCGCTGtg GTGGGTGATTCTGACTCTGACCTGGTTCCTGGCTGCAGGGTTAAAGTGGGGTCACGAGGCGATCGAAATGCACAGCTCCTACTTCCACATAGCAGCCTGGGCCATCCCCGCCGTCAAGACCATCGTCATCCTCATCATGCGACTAGTAGACGCGGATGACCTCACGGGGCTTTGCTACGTGGGTAACCTACAGCAAGAGGCCCTGACGGGCTTCGTGGTCGCCCCGCTCGCCACCTACCTCCTCATCGGGACATTGTTCATCTGCGCCGGCCTGGTGGCCCTGTTTAAGATCCGCTCCAACCTGCAGAAGGACGGGGCCAAGACGGACAAGCTGGAGCGTCTGATGGTGAAGATCGGGGTGTTCTCTGTGCTGTACATGGTACCTGCGTCCACCGTGATAGGCTGCTACCTCTACCAGCTGTCCCACTGGGGGGACTTCAGGGCCAGTGCCAGGGACTCATATGTGGCAGCAGAGATGCTGAGGATCTTTATGTCTCTGCTGGTGGGCATCACGTCGGGCATGTGGATCTGGTCGGCCAAGACCCTCCACACCTGGAAACGCTGCTCTGCCCGGCTGTGGAGAGACGGTCGGGCAGGGAGGGGCAAGCGGGCACCGGGGGACAGCTGGATAAAACCTGGCAAGGGCAATGAGACGgtggtgtga